From Bombina bombina isolate aBomBom1 chromosome 1, aBomBom1.pri, whole genome shotgun sequence:
TAGGGCAGAGCTTTTGTCACCgacaggttgtccagtattttgTTGGGGACAGCTggcaactttatatttactgtacatctATTGGTGATATATATCTTTGTTTCACAAACGGAGGTACATGTTCCCCTGAGAGTACAAGGAGCACTAGCAAGGGGTACACCAAGGGTtggttcattattatttttttgttgctcTGATGCAGCGAAGACATATATTCACTATATCATAGGAAGCAACGCTTCTCATATCCATGCTCAAGTGaccttaacaggccagattgtaTTTCCCTGTCTGGGCTAGTCAGCTGCTCACTCAGTATAAGTGACTCATCTGGGCAGGGAAATGCTTAGAAGCTGGCCTGTTAGTGCCATATGACAACTGCAGGTGAGATGTGCTGATACAAGTGTGCCACAGGGCAAGTAAAGTCCAGTACTGCAAAAAACGTGTCACACACACAGTTGCCAGATAAATTGCCACAGTAAACTATCACAAGTTAAATCTGCCAGTTAAAATATCCAATAGTGCTACAAGCCAGATATGTATGAAATGAAGGTGCTACCATGAATATTGTTTCCCTCACTTTATGCTGAAATGTAAGGTTTTAGTTTTCAGGTTTCTGGTGTAAGTGGCACATTCATAACATtctatatttgtgtgttttctcaTTATTGGTTCTTGTTCTAATATTTCTAAAGATTTACTGACTCTTCATTTAGTAAAACTGGATATTAAAagtacttcttatatatatatatatatcccatgatCCTGTGGTTCTAAAATCCAAAGGAAATTTGTCAAATTCTGGCATGATTGCCCCTTAAAAATTTTTATATTAGAGTTATAATTTTTTACAAGTTGCAAAAGGTTTCAAATACTATATAACTCTATATACTACATAATTCTTCTATATACTTCTATATACAGTTCAAAACAATAGTCTTAATGTGCATTTCTTTCATGTGTTTCCTGCACAACGTTCTAATCCAATAGGGTGATAACAACATTATCATGCACGCCCTGCCACAGCATCTCCCCTTCAAAATCCAGATGCTTGTGTTTCCTGGCTCTTAGCAGGATACCCACCACCTTGTCCGAAATTCTCACATATTGCTGAAACAACCTCCCAAATGTTACCCTAATCCTTCCATCTCGGCCTTTTACCCCCATGTCTCTGATAATGAGGCACATCTCCTCTATCTCCTTGTGTATATGATTCTTAGCTCGGTTCCCCCTCTCCTCTGTCTTGCTGCCCTCCTCCGGTCTGCCATAGCCATTGTCCCCTTTATGGAGTCGCACTGCCATGGCATGGCTATGGTCAAAGTCTTCACTGAATGGGTTACGCTTCTGCTTTTCGGTATGGGCATCAGACCAGCTCTGCCACTCCTTCCTGATGTCGGACATAGTCATTATTTTAATCTGAGAAGAGAACATGTACATGAGAAGTTCAGTTATGATCTCACTTGAAGCACATCTATGGTGTCAGTAAGGGCAGTAAAGTTTATTACAATCTCATGTTCCTATACAGAGGAGTATAATTAGCCTTGGTCCACTGAGATTTATGGAGGGTGTGAGATTACAGCACTGAGGCTAGTTATTGGAAAGCCCTCTACATATATGGTTACCAGCTAATTAGTCACACATTTATTAATTCACTCACTGAAGTCTTGTAATTTTCCTATTTGAAAATCAGTTTAttgttaatatacagtatgtgtactgttagcaatgaaataaatctaattaatgcAATATCCAGTccagagacataaaacccaacatcttTCATTCATGGTTCGGACATAGCATAcactttaaaacaaatttccaacttacttctattataaaatgtttttcattctcttggtatctttgttgagggtgtagcaatgcactactggaacctagctTAGCACATCCggtaaaccaataacaagaggcatataggatcaggcaccaatcagaagctagctctcagtagtgcctaCCAAGGTATGAataccaatagaacgaagcaaattagacagtagtaaaatatttaattgaaaatgcctgctttatccgaatcatgtaagaaaaatccAAGATTATCCCCTTCTCATTCAAGAATGCCagtaaggtaaaaaataaaattgtaatgtaTAACAAAAATGAATCTACAAGTAGAAGTGACTTTAAAAGAAAGCAATGTTCTCCACATAAAATTTTGCCTGCTGGGTggtatgaagtagctgggtggaggcagtataatactttgcaatattataacattttctcctATCTAAAGCAcagattaattgcataatttaacataaatgtatttaatgatcattTGTTCTATAAACATTGAAAAAGtcttgagaacctgcagtcattggGGGGTCGAAAgcctttaataaatcgacccctatgcctTAAATATGTTGAgagtgcaatataaaatgtttatggataataaaataactttccaattcatctTAAAAATGTAAGTCCTGACTTCAGACTTAACCAATTGCGTCGCCAGGGGGCACTAACCCCCCCCACCGCAGTTGCTTCCCACCACCACTCTGCCCCAGCACTGTGGCAGCTCTAGTTTGCCTGTCCGAAACATGCCCCACCCTGCCCATAGCACACCCAATCCCGCCCATGACATACCCAGTCACCAGCTAAACGAGGCCCCACCCACAAATCACCTGTGGGCCTCctggaattccccccccccccccacaagagaAAATTGCTCGGAACACCGCTggacttaacactgctatattgcATACAGTCAGGGGTAAAGTCTAGTGATACATTTAGAACCATCTGCCTCAAGGAGTTGCTCTTATTTTGTGACCTGCAAATAATGTGTTAACACTAAATAATGACTATGTGACTGTGATACAGCTGCAGCAATGGAACAGCTATGAAAAATATGGTGttccaagttttttgttttttaaatagtggagccatttttcttttaaattctcTTTGCTAGTGGTTGTAGCTGGTCAGTCATGTTTGCTCACATGCACATCACATGAGCAATGTTTGACATACTACTGGGTGGAATCTGTGCATAATGAGGCTAAACATtgtgtttatgtgcttgtgcattttttttaggtccTTGCATTATATACAAATGATACTACTGATTATATGCAAATCTAAAGATGTAAATATAGATTAAACCACTTAAAAATAGTTACGTTTATTTGTGCAAGATTGTGTGACAGAATTCTAGGTGTAGTTAATCTTGCCAGCCTAATCACTGTACCAGCTGTTAAGAGAATCTGTCTCAGAATGTACTGTGTTATCAGACAGGGGTAGTAATGTCATTTGTACCATAGtgtctgcattatatatatatatatatatatatatatatatatatatatatatatatatatatatatatatatatatatatatatatatatatatatatgtacagtagatagatagatagatagatagatagatagatagatagatagatatatagttatagatagatttatatatatatatatatatatatatatatatttatgctgatTGTGTATACAAAGGCAATAAAAGATACCAGAGAAAATTCTGAACCATTTTTTTCTGGATATCCTATATCTATAGTATTTAGAACTTTAGTGTTAGTAACTACACAGAAGCATCCATCAGTTCTTTACCTTCGATAGGAGCTCCTTCCTCCGATTCTCAGCTTCAGCACACTTATCTTTATTATTTCCCATTATTTCTGGATCTCTGGTCTCCATATTTCCAGTGGTAAAGGTCTCAGTCTCTCCCTGTATAGAAGTCCCGATACTCAGCTTCTCATCCATCATGTTTCTAGCCTTCAGAAACAAAAAATAGGTAAAATATTGACACAATGATGGTTTGATGCCTGGATTAAGTCCTTACAAGTTGTTTTACACCGTCTACCTCTCTTCCTCTTTTGGAAGTTGTTTTTTTCCATGTACTCCTCTTTCTGTGTCCTTCAAACTGACGTTACTGGTGATCTGAGCCGTATATAGAGAGGACACAGTGATCCCTGAGGTATGGAAGGTATTCTGCAGCCTGTCATCTTAACTTCCCAGTCAAAGTTCACAGTGTGATGCTCTGTGATAAACCATCACCCTCATAATCATGAGCTTCTTTACAATTAACAAGGGATATGTTATATGTCATGGAGACAAACATAGGTCTTTTTATATGTTACCCCTAATGGCTTGGTGGGATTAAAGTGCTgaaccaaacacacacacattttatatatatatataaaatgtaaaagcaAGCCACAATCAATACTTTAGTACCCCTTTCTTGACACCCATACATTTActacacaaaattaaacatttgatATGATAATAATAACAAATGATTTCATGTCCCTCACACTAGTATCATATCCCAACATATTTTAATGCCTCGAATCCCTCTGTTTCCTCTGCATGACAGCTATACACCACTATATTAGTGATGATCATAACATAAACACTGTTGTTTTATTCCAAACACAAAAATAACTTTGTATTGTTTGCTCCCAGTGATAGTATATACTCATTGCTACACAATCATAATTAAAAATAGGTAACACAACAGGGCTACTATAATGACAAAGTCAAATTTGAGACAACATCTGCTAATTATCTAGCATGAGACATAAGCAGAGGGCATCACTTCTGTATTTAAATCCCTGCATTACTGACATACTAAGTTCTGATTACATGTGGAAACTTTCAATCAGACATAGGCCATACTTTACTGCCTTCCAACAGCAGCTGTCATGTCTGTGCCAGGTGTCACGTGTTAATATAGTCAAGAGCAAAGAACATGCGGTGCCTTTGTGTGAAAATGAACACTTCATTTGCTGGTCTCCTATTGCATAACTCATACAAGCCAATAAAAGGACCTCCTGCCCTGTGCACCTGCTACATGAACTCCTTAGTCAAGAAATAATCAAGTGACATTTTGCACCTTATTTATGCTTTAGAGTGAAACAAAGACATGAATGAGTCACGTATCTTATCTTGGTACAGCACCTCTTTGCATTCATCAGCACTTATTTTATGTAAGCCGGTCCTATA
This genomic window contains:
- the LOC128647636 gene encoding actin-binding Rho-activating protein-like; this encodes MMDEKLSIGTSIQGETETFTTGNMETRDPEIMGNNKDKCAEAENRRKELLSKIKIMTMSDIRKEWQSWSDAHTEKQKRNPFSEDFDHSHAMAVRLHKGDNGYGRPEEGSKTEERGNRAKNHIHKEIEEMCLIIRDMGVKGRDGRIRVTFGRLFQQYVRISDKVVGILLRARKHKHLDFEGEMLWQGVHDNVVITLLD